In one window of Carcharodon carcharias isolate sCarCar2 chromosome 14, sCarCar2.pri, whole genome shotgun sequence DNA:
- the LOC121287078 gene encoding cytochrome c1, heme protein, mitochondrial, producing the protein MAALRATVGSGRLLLHTRQKTFYLCKARMSFANLSRGKKIALSTLGVLAAGGSALALTLHHSVYADLELHSPSYPWNHGGFLSALDHASVRRGYQVYKQVCAACHSMEYVAFRNLVGATHTQEEAKALAEEIEVLDGPDESGEMFTRPGKLSDYFPRPYPNSEAARAANNGSLPPDLTYIANARHGGEDYIFTLLTGYCDPPAGISLREGLHYNPYFPGQAIGMAPPIYDEAVEYEDGTPASMSQIAKDVCTFLRWTAEPEHDQRKSMGLKLLMFSALLWPLLYYMKKHRWSVLKSRKIAYRPPK; encoded by the exons GCCAGGATGTCCTTTGCTAACCTGTCCCGTGGAAAGAAGATAGCGTTGTCTACACTAGGTGTCCTTGCTGCGGGGGGCAGTGCACTTGCCTTGACACTGCATCACTCTGTGTACGCAGACCTGGAGCTCCATTCTCCTAGCTATCCCTGGAATCACGGGGGGTTCTTATCTGCGCTTGATCATGCCAG TGTTCGTCGTGGTTATCAGGTATACAAGCAGGTCTGTGCAGCCTGTCACAGCATGGAATATGTGGCCTTTCGAAACCTGGTtggagcgacacacacacaggaagaggccaaggcTCTAGCCGAGGAG ATTGAAGTGCTGGATGGACCAGATGAAAGTGGAGAAATGTTCACTCGTCCTGGAAAACTCTCTGATTATTTCCCTCGACCGTACCCCAATTCTGAGGCTGCAAGAGCAGCAAATAATGGATCTCTTCCACCCGACCTCACGTACATTGCAAATGCCAG ACATGGTGGTGAGGATTATATCTTCACCTTGCTCACTGGTTACTGTGACCCTCCTGCTGGCATCAGTCTCCGAGAAGGGCTACATTACAACCCGTACTTCCCTGGTCAGGCTATTGGAATGGCCCCTCCAATCTATGATGAAGCCGTTGAGTATGAGGATG GTACCCCAGCCTCGATGAGTCAGATCGCTAAAGATGTCTGCACATTCCTGCGTTGGACTGCCGAACCAGAACACGACCAGCGTAAAAGCATGGGCCTGAAG CTGCTGATGTTCTCGGCTCTGCTTTGGCCACTGCTTTACTACATGAAGAAGCACCGATGGTCTGTTTTAAAGAGTAGGAAGATTGCCTACAGACCTCCAAAATAA